TGAAACTGCCGGAGAAGGGCCCGCTTGCCGAGGTGCAGAAGAATCTTGCCAAGGGTGATTTCTCCAAAGCGAAGGAAGAGTTACAAAAGCTGACCGAGAAACTGGCAAGCTCGGACATGAAGGCCGAGGATGCGCAACAACTCAAGAAGCAGATGAATGATCTTGCGCAGCAGATGGAGAAGCTGGCAGACCAGAAACAATCCCTTCAGCAGAAACTGCAGAACGCAGGCATGAGCCAGGAGCAGGCGGAGAAGCTCGCATCTGATCCGTCGCAACTGCAGAAGGCGCTGGAACAGATGCAGTCGATGTCGGCTGAGCAGAAGCAAGCGCTGATGAACGCAGCCAAGGCATCTGAAGCTGCGCAGAAGATGATGCAGAACATGGCAAAGTCCATGCAACAGTGCAGCCAGTGCATGAATCCCGGACAGGACGGCAAGCCCGGCGCCATGAGCCCCGAGGGCATGCAGGCGATGCAGGAAATGGCAGGGCAACTCTCCGAGATGGAGATGACCGCCGAAGCGATGCAGGACATGAAGAACGCGCTAGCCATGTGCAACAACCCCGGTGATAAACCGGGCAACGGCAATGGTGATGGCAACGGCAACGGCGATGGTCAGGGCAATGGCAAGGGCAACGGCCAGAACCGGTATGGCAACAGCGACAAGTTCAAGCCCGGTCAGGTCCAGAGCCAGGGCAGTGGAACCGGCGGTCCGGGGCGCGGCAATGGTGCCGATCCTGATGACGAGGAAGCGGCCTTCGAGACAGAGGAAAGGAAAGAGAATGCCAAGCCTCGCAGCGGTCCGATCATTGGACAGACGCTGATCAACGGCGATACGTTCCGCGGCGAGTCACGCGCAGCGTTCCGCAAGTTGGTGCCCGACGCGATCGATCGGGCCGAGGAAGCGATCGAGAAGCAGACGGTGCCGCTGGAGTATCATCGAGCAGTGCGCGAGTATTTCAATCGTATGCAATCGAAGCAGTCTGGTGAGCCAGCGAAGGATGCCGAAGAGGGGAAGTAGCAGACTCACTCAGTTTGATCCCTCAACCTCAATCTCCACAACGAACTCCGGCAGGATCAGCTTTGACACCTCGACCATCGTCATGCACGGATGGTGCCCCTGCATTATCTCGGTGTGCGCCTTTGCATAATCTGCTGATCGTGCGATGTCTGTCACGAACATGCGCACGCGCGTGATGCAGGTGTGGTTGGTTTGTAACTCTTTGAGCGCTTTGAAGATGATCTCGTAGCAGCATCGTGTTTGGGCGTATGGCTCGTGCGGAGCGTGGGGTGTGCCGTCGTCATTGACAGCAACTGTGCCAGAGACGATGATTGTGTTTCCCGTACGGATCGCTCTGCAGTATCCGACAGATTGCTCCCATGGCGAGCCGGAGTAAACACGAGTCAAGGCCGCTTGCATTGTCTGCTCCCTGCTGGGTCGATTCCCTGCGATGCGTTTTATTTGGGCATGTACGGCAGGTTGTCACTGGCGAGTTTCTCCACGTCTGCCTGCGGGTCGATCGTTGCCTCGATATCCCGGGCATTCAGAACCCTCTTCAGTTTCTCAGCCGTGAGGATGCGGAGATCGACGAGCTTTGCGATTGTGTGCTCCTGCTGCTCCTGGATGTCCATGAGCGTTGGGGAGATCATCTCAAGCTCGGGATCGTCGCCCCATGCAGCCATGCTGTTGAGATGGCGGAACCGCTCGTCGCGCTCGATATAGCCCGTGATGATTGGTGTTTCGGCGATGCGGTACTCGTCCCGCAGTTTCACGCACAACTGTCGAAGCTCGTCGTCGATATCGTCGCGCTCGAGCAGTTGCTCGCAGACTGCTTCGATGTTTGATGATGGCAGATTCGCGCCACGCTCGATGAACTCGCGTCTGATGCGTGTGCGATCGGGCTCTGATGTGTGCGTGTCGAGATATGCGAAGATACGCATATTGATCGGATAGACGCGGTGGCGGTGCATCTCTCGCGCAAGTCGCATGTCGCGGTACTCGGGTGCCTGCACATCGCCGAATGTGCTGACAAGCACCGGGCCTATGCGAAGATTCTCCTGCTCGAACGGCACAAGGACCGCGTCGAGTTCCTTCTCCCATTGCAGAATCTGCGGTTCGATCTCGTCGCGCAGTGGCTGAACGACCGACATTGCGAGCATGACCATGTCAGTACTTCCAGCGGATGTCATCATGGCGTACGCGCCGCGAAGCGTCTGGTGGCGGCGATGCGCGATCTGTAGCCGCGGGATGTGATCATCGGAGTCTGTCAGCAGAGCAAGGTCATCGAGAAATCGCAGGTTGAGGTTGCGCAAATCGGTTGTGCTATCGACGTTGTACTGAATAAATGCTACCGGGTCCTCCGAATCTATCTTGCCTCGGTTCTCTCTGATATCTTCGCGCAGTTGCTGGCGTGCAGCAATGTAGCTTCGGTGCAGTTGGGTGGTGAGTTCGCGGGCCTGGTCGTCGAGTTGCAAGATGTCGCAGTATTCCTCCAGGTGGGCTTTGGTGATCTCGTTCTGGGCACGGGCTGACCAGCACGCAATGAGCGTGGTACATATCGCGATAACCGTGCTGGAGAACCTGTGTCGTGCCATATCCTTCCAGTTATTCCGCATTATTCGGAGACTGGTTGCATGTGCATGGTCAGTTTCCGAAGGCTGCTGCGACGAGCGTGTCCGCTGTGGCGTCGTCTCCAACAGCTTTAATGGCTCGCGCCACACGCTGCTCTGCGATCTGGCGTGACTCGCCCAATGTGATCAGCGCGTCGATTGCATCCTGGATATTCGGCGGGTACTGCAGGTTTGAGATTGGGAGAGCCTCGACAGCAGAGCCCGACTTTGTCTTCATCGAAAGTGCATCGTCTGCGCTGGCAAATGCGTCGAGTTTGCCCGAGAGTTCCGCGATCATGGTCTCTGCGGTGCGCTTGCCGATCTCGGGCAGCGAGGTGAGTGCCTTGGCATCACGCGCGAGAATCCACGCAGCGATACGCTGGGGCGGATGTATCATCGCGCGGAGTGCCTTGCGGTTGCCGACACCCTTGACAGTGGTGAGCAACTCGAAGAACTCGCGCTCGTTGATTCTTGTGAAACCAATCAGGCGCGGGATGAAGCTTGCGCCTTGATTATGTGATTCGAGGTACTCCATTGTGTGGAGCGTGACGGTTTGGCCGAGTTGTGGCGTGAGTGTGTCGGTGAGGAAGGCTGGCATGAGCAGTTCCCGTCCGAGCCCGTCCGGGGTTGCGATGAGAATGGCGAGTCCATCGATGGCTTCGAGTGTGCCTGTGATTCTGGCGATCATGCCGAGAGTAAAGCCGGGCTGATGGTGCTTTGCGCGGTGAACTATGCCGAACTGTCGATCAACGACGTCCGAGAACTATGCATGATGTAGTTTGGAATGGGTTTCGCGCGCCGATCGGGCACTCAACCGATCAACAGGGACGATGCGAACACGTCTTTCCACGCCAATCAAGCCCGATTCCGCTCCCGCCCCAACGACTGCCGCGACGCAGACCGCGATACTCATCGGCACGTCACAGACGGTGCAGCAGGCGCAGCGGTTGATCGATCTGTCCGCGAGCACGCACCTTGATGCGATCGGCACGGTGCTGGTTGGAGCAGAGCAGGAATGCGACGGTTGCCGGTCGATCGCGACGATGGTTGTTGAGTCCAAGCCAATCGATGCGAACATAAGCGCGCCAGCGATCACGAACCTCACATCATCCACCACAAGCACCGCGCGCGCGGTCACGCATGGGTTGTCTGAACAGAACAAATCGCCGCTGCTTGTGTCAGAAGATGCGTCAACGAATCTGTCGCTTCCCATGCTTGGGTCGGTCGATGCGCTCGGTGCGATTGCTGGTCGGGAACAGATCGACATTGCGGTTGTGTGCCTACCCAGCGCAATGTCGAAGACGATCGGGCGCGTGCGCGCAATGCTTCGCGAGCTTGGTATCATCGAGAGGTTCGTACCGCCGATCGGGGAACTGCTCGAACGCACACCGCCGTACACGATTGGCATGGCGCAGGAGCGATCGAGTTCCGGCACAGGAAGCAGCGGAGCGGTGGATCCGGTGCAACTGCTCGGTCGTTCGGCGCGCGTGCCTGCGCCCGGTGCAATCGAGTCCGTCGTTGAGAACAAACGCGTGATGATCACGGGCGCCGGTGGTTCGATCGGCTCGGAGATCGCGCGCATTGTTGCTGCACACAACCCGAGTGCGATCATGCTCATGGAGCGGAGCGAGAATGCGCTCTTTGAGATTGATCGTCGAATCGGGAGGCAGTTTCCGCAACTTCAGCGTGCTGCTGTTCTGAACGACGTTGTAGATGCGGAGTTGACGCTGCACCACATGCAGCAGTTTGCACCACAGATCGTCTTCCATGCTGCAGCACACAAGCATGTGCCACTCATGGAGGATCATCCATCGCACGCGATCACAAACAACCTGTTTGGAACAAAGGCCGTTGCGGATGCTGCAGCAGAGGTCGGGTGCGAGAAGTTTGTGCTGATTTCATCCGACAAAGCAGTGAACCCGACGTCGGTTATGGGTGCGACGAAGCGTCTTGCGGAGCTGTACGTGCAGGGATTGCACGCGCGAGTGAACGCGGATCATCTGCACACCAACAGAGCGCCGACGAAGTTTTCTATGGTTCGTTTCGGAAATGTACTCGGGTCGGCGTGCAGCGTGCTGCAGATCTGGGCGGCGCAGGTTGCCGATGGCGGGCCGATCACGATCACCGATCCGCGCATGACGCGCTACTTCATGACAATTCCTGAAGCGGCTGCGCTTGTGATTCAGGCTGCGGGGATCGAGTCGTCGTCTGCGCACGCGCTGGTACACGTGCTCGACATGGGTGAGCCAGTGCGCATCGTTGATCTCGCATCGCGGTTTGCACGCGCGATGGCGTTTGCGCCGATGATCGACGGAATGCACGATAGCGCGATGCATCACGCCAGCGCGCTCCCTTCGATGGAGATTCGGACAACAGGCATCCGTCCGGGCGAGAAACTGCACGAAGAGCTTGCACTTGCGTGGGAGACACTCGAACCAACACAGGTGGCGGGTGTGCGTGGGTGGCGTGGGCCCGCGGTTGATGTAGCGATGATCCAGCGGATGGTTGCAGATCTTGATCGTGCTCGAGCACTGCGAGATCGGGCGGGTGTTGTGTCAGCCATCCAGCGATGGGTGCCGAATATGCAGAAGGCGGCAGCCTGACCAGAACGTGGTGGTATGTGCGCACAAACACAGGTGATTGATACACAGGATTTTCACATCAGAGAATGTGAAAGGGATTTGTTCGCATTGGGTTTGACAAATCATTCAGATCGTGTGAACATACCGCATCATTTGTGTGTTCAGCATTTGTCTGTGACGTGTCCACTCGGGTTCTCCGATTGGACTGGGTGAATCGAAAGGCGGCTGACATGCTCACTTCCGATCGACTTCGTGCAGCGCGTGATTGGGCGGCTTCCATTCGACGGGCGCAGGAAGATCTTGCAGCACTGACCCGTGCGCGCGAGGAGTCTGAGGCACGTCTGCGGGATGCCAGGCAGACCGATGCGATGAAAGCGGTCACGGGGACAAGCGCGATCGACAATGCTATCGCGGCAACCCAGCGGATGATACAGATGCTCCAGCGTGAGCTTGCGGCTCTCAAGAAGACACTCAGCGATACCGAACTTCGCACATTGACCGACATGATCGGGCAGCTTCCGGCGGTGTAATGCGTAGCCGATTGTGATACACTGTGCGCGATGACGCACAATGCAGAGAACGCATCCGACGTTGATCCTGTTCTTGAGCAGCGCCTTATCTTTGCGCGAAGCCTGGTGCGAAAATCGCGCTCGGCAACAGTGCATGATCTGGTGCAGACCCAGCAACGGTCTTGGAAGGCAAAGTCACAAGCGAGCATCCGTGCAGATCAGTGGCTTGATGCAGCACTTGAAGTGTGGATGCGCCTGTTTCCCGATGAAACCGGGCAGTTGTGCAGACCAGTCGGGCTGCGCCATGGTACGCTTGTTGTTCATTGTGCAGACATCGGCGCGAGGCACACGGTTGATCGTCTATTGCGGGCGGGCGCGATCCGTCAACTGAAGGATTTGCTCCCTGATGTTCAACAGGTACATACGGTTGTCAAGCCGGTCGAATCGCATAAGTGACTCGCTATGGGTGGGACGTCTTCAGCGACACACACCGTGATTCCGCTACCGGAGTGGATACCGACAGGCGCAGCGCGAAGGGCGTGTATTGCGCTGGCGTGTCTGGTCACTGGCATTCTGGTTGGTAGAGCACTTCTTTCGAGTGATGCTGCGGAGCACTCGTTGCTGGCGTCCTCGGGGTTGTGGACTGGTGCGATCTTTGGTGTACTGGTCGCAGTACTTGCGATCCGCAGGGCGTTTGTGCTCGCACTTGCGATGATGCTCGTTGGTGTGCTGATGATGGTCGTTCGCGTTGGGCCGTGGCCAGATCATTCAGTAGTGCATCAGCTTTCTGCAGCGAGCAGCGATCGGGCGGTGCTTGTTGATATCGGTGGAGTTGTGTCATCCGCCGCTCGGATTGAGCATCGGAAAGATATCTCCTTGATGCCACGTCCGGACGTGCTGGTGTTTGATCTTCGCATTGTGCATAGTGCTCTGGCGCCGGAACAGAAAACGAGTGGAACAGCACGAATCCGCGTTGATCTTCCAGAGAACTACGACGCTCAAGACGCAATCGGCGGGATTGCGATCGGCGATCGTGTGCGTGTGATGGGACGTGCTACACAGTATAAAAAACCATTGAATCCTGGTGAGCGCGACACAACGCTGCTTCGCAGACAGGCGGGTCTTGCGTGTACCGTGAGTGTGCCGAACATGGATCTTGTGACCAGTGCAGAGCATTTGGAAGTGCCCATGCTCCTTCATGCACTGACAACACTGAAGAGCGGCAGATCGATCCTGCAACGGCGAGCATCGCGCTGGATGGACAATACGTTTGGCAGCGATGATGACGA
Above is a genomic segment from Phycisphaeraceae bacterium containing:
- a CDS encoding polysaccharide biosynthesis protein, which encodes MRTRLSTPIKPDSAPAPTTAATQTAILIGTSQTVQQAQRLIDLSASTHLDAIGTVLVGAEQECDGCRSIATMVVESKPIDANISAPAITNLTSSTTSTARAVTHGLSEQNKSPLLVSEDASTNLSLPMLGSVDALGAIAGREQIDIAVVCLPSAMSKTIGRVRAMLRELGIIERFVPPIGELLERTPPYTIGMAQERSSSGTGSSGAVDPVQLLGRSARVPAPGAIESVVENKRVMITGAGGSIGSEIARIVAAHNPSAIMLMERSENALFEIDRRIGRQFPQLQRAAVLNDVVDAELTLHHMQQFAPQIVFHAAAHKHVPLMEDHPSHAITNNLFGTKAVADAAAEVGCEKFVLISSDKAVNPTSVMGATKRLAELYVQGLHARVNADHLHTNRAPTKFSMVRFGNVLGSACSVLQIWAAQVADGGPITITDPRMTRYFMTIPEAAALVIQAAGIESSSAHALVHVLDMGEPVRIVDLASRFARAMAFAPMIDGMHDSAMHHASALPSMEIRTTGIRPGEKLHEELALAWETLEPTQVAGVRGWRGPAVDVAMIQRMVADLDRARALRDRAGVVSAIQRWVPNMQKAAA
- a CDS encoding RidA family protein, with product MQAALTRVYSGSPWEQSVGYCRAIRTGNTIIVSGTVAVNDDGTPHAPHEPYAQTRCCYEIIFKALKELQTNHTCITRVRMFVTDIARSADYAKAHTEIMQGHHPCMTMVEVSKLILPEFVVEIEVEGSN
- a CDS encoding DUF721 domain-containing protein; the protein is MTHNAENASDVDPVLEQRLIFARSLVRKSRSATVHDLVQTQQRSWKAKSQASIRADQWLDAALEVWMRLFPDETGQLCRPVGLRHGTLVVHCADIGARHTVDRLLRAGAIRQLKDLLPDVQQVHTVVKPVESHK